One part of the Ictidomys tridecemlineatus isolate mIctTri1 chromosome 13, mIctTri1.hap1, whole genome shotgun sequence genome encodes these proteins:
- the Serpinb11 gene encoding serpin B11 — MGSLSTANVEFCLDVFKELSSNNVGDNVFFSPLSLLSALSMLLLGARGNSADQIEKVLHYNHIAEFLKSEFRDSAECSQAGRLHSEFGQLLSQINQSGTNYTLSIANRLYGTKAMEFHQQYLSCSEKLYQAGLQTVDFEQSTEEARNTINAWVENKTNGKIKNLFGKGSIDPSSVMVLVSAIYFKGQWQNKFQERETVKTPFQLSEDKSVIVEMMYQTGTFNFASIKNPLMQVLELPYAGNKLSMIILLPVGTANLEQIEKELNGRTFQEWTSSANMMERDVEVHIPRFKLEIKYELNTLLKSLGMTDIFNQAKADLSGMSPDRRLYLSKVIHKSYVDVNEEGTEAAAASGESIAVKRLPIRDQFVANRPFLFFIKEVCTNMILFGGKLASP; from the exons ATGGGCTCCCTCAGCACAGCAAACGTTGAATTTTGTCTTGATGTGTTCAAGGAGCTGAGCAGTAACAACGTAGGAGACAATGTCTTCTTTTCTCCACTGAGTCTGCTCTCTGCGCTAAGCATGCTCCTCCTTGGTGCCAGAGGGAACAGCGCAGACCAAATAGAAAAG GTGCTTCACTACAATCATATTGCAGAATTCTTGAAATCAGAGTTCAGGGACTCAGCTGAG TGCAGTCAAGCGGGAAGGCTGCATTCCGAGTTTGGACAGCTCCTCTCTCAAATCAACCAGTCGGGCACTAACTACACCCTCAGCATCGCCAACCGACTCTATGGGACAAAGGCAATGGAATTCCATCAG CAATATTTAAGCTGTTCTGAGAAACTCTACCAAGCCGGCCTGCAGACTGTTGATTTTGAACAGTCCACAGAAGAAGCGAGAAACACCATTAATGCTTGGgttgaaaataaaactaatg gaaaaattaaaaacctctTTGGAAAGGGCTCAATTGACCCTTCCTCTGTAATGGTCCTGGTGAGCGCCATATATTTCAAAGGACAATGGCAAaataaatttcaggaaagagagaCTGTTAAAACCCCCTTTCAGCTAAGTGAG gaTAAAAGTGTCATTGTGGAAATGATGTATCAAACTGGAACATTTAATTTTGCCTCCATCAAGAATCCACTGATGCAGGTCCTTGAGCTGCCCTACGCCGGCAACAAACTGAGCATGATCATCCTGCTTCCAGTGGGTACAGCTAACCTAGAACAG ATAGAAAAGGAGCTGAATGGCAGGACGTTCCAGGAGTGGACCAGCTCTGCTAACATGATGGAAAGAGACGTGGAAGTTCACATCCCCCGATTCAAGCTTGAAATCAAGTATGAGCTGAACACCCTGCTCAAATCCCTAGGGATGACTGACATCTTCAACCAGGCCAAAGCTGATCTCTCTGGGATGTCACCAGACAGACGCCTCTACTTATCCAAAGTCATCCACAAGTCCTATGTGGATGTCAACGAAGAGGGCACGGAGGCAGCGGCAGCCTCTGGGGAAAGCATTGCTGTGAAAAGACTCCCCATCCGAGATCAGTTTGTGGCAAATCGTCCCTTCCTGTTCTTCATAAAGGAAGTTTGTACCAATATGATTCTCTTCGGGGGCAAGCTTGCCTCTCCATAA